In Leptospira perdikensis, a single genomic region encodes these proteins:
- a CDS encoding glycoside hydrolase family 3 protein, whose product MNQVLLRTSFSLFLLFGFFGSSYCFGFYLTELAANERKVWLEEKAWAITNAMTEAELVGQTIHIAIPQKIVDAVALEEIAATQPGGIILFGKNLGKKEEILSLTNNLQSAAKDKGLSPFLISTDQEGGRVFRVQDGITHYPGAMAVGQTGNTEWGETVGFVTSYELRNLGLNFLFAPVLDINNNPLNPVINTRSFGSDSKRVSDVAVAYERGARAGGCLPVIKHFPGHGDTTVDSHLGLPIINKSLEELEQLELVPFKRSITGGAEAVMSAHIMYPKIDPQFPATLSKTILTDVLRKNLNFDGIIITDAMEMHAISKNYEKDRPGVLTILAGANIVLLTSWGETARKFKAQLSDAYKNGEFRYVDKEGKEHDKLKEAVQKQIRKKLELGLYDENSILPKVYDENPKQKEYLANWNLERNQRYTKLSESKNFVKEINEDSIRAYPKSFVTSGILSEGTLSFVKNNRLKETLGTKKINSVPFKNFPSRSKDKTVTTYLFDSTSEPEVLSVAALAKKHPTKKFIILHGGTPFIKLPELPNLQYLLSFSLTQGSWEAFGEKLTSGKEIPKVDLILLQKGSKTPSKGAFPERL is encoded by the coding sequence ATGAACCAAGTTCTTCTTCGCACATCGTTTTCCCTTTTCCTCCTTTTCGGATTTTTTGGCTCTTCCTATTGTTTTGGATTCTATTTAACGGAACTTGCCGCCAACGAACGAAAGGTTTGGTTGGAAGAAAAAGCATGGGCCATCACCAACGCAATGACAGAAGCAGAACTTGTGGGCCAGACCATCCACATTGCCATTCCCCAAAAGATAGTGGATGCAGTCGCTTTAGAAGAGATCGCTGCAACCCAACCAGGAGGGATCATTCTCTTCGGTAAGAACTTAGGTAAAAAGGAAGAAATCCTCTCACTCACAAACAATTTACAATCTGCCGCCAAAGACAAAGGACTTTCCCCCTTTCTCATTTCCACAGACCAAGAAGGCGGTCGAGTCTTTCGAGTCCAAGACGGGATCACACACTACCCGGGAGCTATGGCCGTGGGCCAGACAGGAAATACCGAATGGGGAGAAACTGTTGGATTCGTCACATCCTATGAACTTCGTAACCTCGGACTCAATTTTCTTTTTGCACCCGTTCTTGACATCAACAACAATCCTTTAAACCCAGTGATCAACACACGTTCGTTTGGTTCTGATTCCAAACGAGTTTCCGATGTAGCAGTAGCCTATGAAAGAGGTGCTCGGGCCGGGGGATGCCTTCCTGTCATCAAACACTTTCCGGGGCATGGAGACACGACCGTCGATAGCCACTTAGGGCTTCCAATCATAAATAAAAGTTTGGAAGAGTTAGAACAACTGGAACTAGTTCCTTTCAAAAGGTCTATCACTGGTGGGGCAGAAGCAGTGATGTCTGCTCATATCATGTATCCTAAAATTGACCCTCAGTTTCCAGCCACACTTTCTAAAACAATACTAACGGACGTTTTACGAAAGAATCTAAATTTTGATGGGATCATCATCACAGATGCGATGGAGATGCATGCTATCTCTAAAAATTATGAAAAGGACAGACCAGGAGTATTAACAATCCTTGCCGGTGCCAATATAGTTCTTCTGACTAGTTGGGGTGAAACAGCAAGGAAGTTCAAAGCACAACTCAGTGATGCCTATAAAAATGGCGAGTTTCGTTATGTAGACAAAGAGGGAAAGGAACATGACAAACTCAAAGAAGCTGTACAAAAACAAATCCGCAAAAAATTGGAACTAGGTCTATATGATGAAAATTCCATTCTTCCTAAAGTTTACGATGAAAACCCAAAACAAAAAGAATATTTGGCCAATTGGAATTTGGAAAGAAACCAAAGATATACAAAACTATCTGAATCCAAAAACTTTGTAAAAGAAATCAACGAAGATTCCATCCGCGCCTATCCAAAATCATTCGTAACTTCCGGAATTCTTTCAGAAGGAACTTTATCCTTTGTGAAAAACAATCGCTTAAAAGAAACCCTTGGGACAAAAAAAATAAATTCTGTCCCTTTCAAAAACTTCCCATCGCGATCCAAAGATAAAACCGTCACAACTTATCTTTTTGATTCCACTTCGGAACCAGAAGTTCTATCCGTTGCCGCCCTCGCCAAAAAACATCCTACAAAAAAGTTCATCATCTTACATGGTGGAACTCCTTTCATCAAACTTCCTGAACTTCCTAACTTACAGTATTTGTTATCTTTTTCTTTAACCCAAGGATCTTGGGAAGCATTCGGCGAGAAACTCACTTCAGGAAAAGAAATTCCCAAAGTGGATTTGATTTTATTACAGAAAGGATCGAAGACACCTTCCAAAGGTGCCTTCCCGGAAAGATTGTAA
- a CDS encoding arylesterase — protein sequence MPYFILISFFLLLSCGNSSDPTSKNSTAIEESNVTKRIIYFGDSLTAGYGLLDFEDAWPHVLTKKINAEGYSYQMTNAGVSGDTTSGGLGRLEWVLAEKPSIFVLELGANDMLRGISPSVTKENLRSMIRQIKSQYPSTKILLVGMYATPNMGKKYGKEFNSIYPDLAKDEDVPLVPFILEKVASIRKLNQKDGIHPTDAGHKLVADTVYPYLKPLLVK from the coding sequence ATGCCGTACTTTATTTTGATTAGTTTTTTCCTACTTCTCTCTTGTGGGAATTCCTCCGACCCAACAAGTAAAAACTCTACAGCTATAGAAGAATCGAATGTTACCAAACGAATCATCTATTTTGGAGATTCTCTCACAGCAGGGTATGGACTTCTCGATTTTGAAGATGCCTGGCCCCATGTCCTTACCAAAAAAATCAATGCAGAAGGGTATTCGTATCAAATGACAAATGCTGGAGTTTCCGGCGATACAACAAGTGGTGGACTGGGAAGATTGGAATGGGTTTTGGCAGAAAAACCCTCTATCTTTGTACTTGAGTTAGGTGCCAATGATATGTTACGCGGGATTAGTCCTTCCGTTACAAAAGAAAATCTTCGTTCTATGATCCGCCAAATTAAATCCCAATACCCATCCACCAAGATATTGTTAGTTGGCATGTATGCCACACCCAATATGGGAAAAAAATATGGAAAAGAATTCAATTCTATCTATCCCGATCTTGCAAAGGACGAAGATGTTCCTTTGGTCCCTTTTATTTTGGAAAAAGTAGCATCCATTCGCAAACTCAACCAAAAGGATGGAATCCATCCCACGGACGCTGGCCATAAATTAGTTGCGGACACAGTGTACCCTTACCTTAAACCTTTACTTGTAAAATAA
- a CDS encoding 4Fe-4S dicluster domain-containing protein yields MKRKDLFREGFKSVFQFTFNKADELTEAIREVWEEEKTPKPKTARKKKLPSSKEKSKPKPTTVRKRKTRMFQTLALPPGASPDFFSLCTGCNECIFACPYAVLFPVTIPESGKNFPHFDPNAKACHLCTDWPCISVCPEEALLPYEVSGEKPNFGKAKAIAEHCINEKTGESTCNVCFVTCPIEKTVKFKGNLPVFSSSSCTGCGLCVESCPSFPKAIQINFKKQ; encoded by the coding sequence ATGAAACGAAAGGATCTTTTTCGTGAAGGTTTTAAGTCTGTCTTCCAATTTACATTTAACAAAGCAGACGAATTAACCGAAGCCATACGAGAGGTTTGGGAAGAAGAAAAAACTCCCAAACCAAAAACTGCCCGCAAAAAAAAATTACCATCTAGCAAAGAAAAGTCGAAACCAAAACCAACAACAGTCCGGAAACGCAAAACAAGAATGTTTCAGACTCTTGCCCTTCCTCCCGGTGCTTCTCCTGATTTTTTCTCTCTATGTACTGGATGTAATGAATGTATTTTTGCCTGTCCATACGCCGTCTTATTTCCTGTCACAATTCCAGAATCTGGAAAGAATTTTCCCCATTTTGATCCTAACGCAAAAGCATGTCATCTCTGCACTGATTGGCCGTGTATTAGTGTTTGTCCTGAAGAAGCACTACTTCCGTACGAAGTGTCCGGTGAAAAACCAAATTTCGGTAAGGCGAAGGCGATCGCTGAACATTGTATTAACGAAAAAACTGGTGAATCGACCTGTAATGTCTGTTTTGTTACATGTCCGATTGAAAAAACAGTGAAATTTAAAGGGAATTTGCCAGTTTTTTCATCATCTTCTTGTACTGGATGTGGACTTTGTGTTGAATCTTGTCCTAGTTTTCCTAAAGCAATTCAAATCAATTTCAAAAAACAATAA
- a CDS encoding OmpA family protein — translation MRKRIYLSIPIHSTFLLLFVINCNSIVKQEWKDSVAFQKFCGCVTPKEEKSGDYLGSLPEGSLDQLGTSDYLEKLYKGLRNDFEHTGTPFEEVGGSLVGKGVELKRIEDDEKRLRELLIVIDGDVAFPSGKSTLTPKAKELIAKVGDAMEAYPETNCRIGGHTDSVGAFSMNLKLSKERSQSVKLELKLIHRIVEARFKEVDGFADLHKIVDTMLAEKKNRRTEIYVGTVRIVY, via the coding sequence ATGCGTAAAAGAATATACTTATCAATCCCAATCCATTCCACCTTCCTTTTGTTATTTGTTATCAATTGCAATAGTATTGTAAAACAAGAATGGAAGGATTCAGTTGCTTTTCAAAAATTTTGCGGATGTGTCACTCCAAAAGAGGAGAAATCCGGCGACTATTTGGGGAGTTTACCCGAAGGTTCTTTGGACCAACTGGGAACTTCAGACTACTTAGAAAAATTATATAAAGGACTTCGAAACGATTTCGAACATACAGGAACCCCCTTTGAAGAAGTAGGAGGAAGTCTTGTGGGAAAAGGAGTCGAACTCAAAAGAATCGAAGATGATGAAAAAAGACTTCGAGAACTTCTTATCGTCATTGATGGGGACGTAGCTTTTCCATCAGGTAAATCCACTCTCACTCCCAAAGCAAAAGAACTCATCGCCAAAGTTGGGGACGCTATGGAAGCATACCCTGAAACCAATTGTCGAATTGGTGGACACACGGATAGTGTGGGTGCATTCTCAATGAACCTTAAGTTAAGTAAGGAACGTTCTCAATCCGTAAAACTTGAATTAAAACTAATTCACAGAATTGTTGAAGCACGTTTTAAGGAAGTGGATGGTTTCGCTGATTTACACAAAATAGTCGATACAATGCTTGCGGAAAAGAAAAACCGTAGAACAGAAATCTATGTGGGGACAGTGCGCATTGTTTACTAA
- the murA gene encoding UDP-N-acetylglucosamine 1-carboxyvinyltransferase → MSSSYFKIIGKNPLHGTVVPQGNKNEALPLLGALLLWEGDVILDNLPEIADVLKLMEVLRQIGVEITALDTKGSYLFQKKNPVKSDLPYELCSQLRGAVTLAGPILARTGRVFLPKPGGDKIGRRRMDTHLLALEALGAKIEVFPDGYMITADRLVGKDILLDEASVTATENAVMAAVYAEGLTTIRNAASEPHVQGLCRFLIAAGAKIEGVGTNHLMIAGVTKLTSPIGGLRHRIGSDYLEIGSFISLAAVTGGEIHITDVNPEDIRMIRMVYSRLGIEVRPTENGILVPSDQKMEIIPDYHGATPKIDDAPWPGFPADMTSVALVTATQCKGTVLIHEKLFESRLFFVDNIIAMGAQIILCDPHRAIVIGANRLYGQRVASPDIRAGMAMIIAALCAEGQSEIHNIVQIDRGFESIDTRLRSLGAQIERVSD, encoded by the coding sequence GTGAGTTCCTCCTACTTCAAAATTATCGGCAAAAATCCTCTCCACGGAACAGTAGTTCCCCAAGGAAATAAAAACGAAGCGCTCCCGCTTCTTGGAGCCCTCCTTCTTTGGGAAGGGGACGTCATTCTGGATAACCTTCCGGAAATTGCCGATGTTCTCAAACTCATGGAAGTCCTCCGCCAAATTGGAGTGGAAATCACAGCCCTCGATACAAAAGGATCTTACCTCTTTCAGAAAAAAAATCCAGTGAAATCGGATCTCCCCTATGAACTTTGTTCTCAACTCCGGGGAGCTGTGACACTGGCCGGTCCAATTCTTGCGCGTACAGGAAGGGTCTTCCTTCCGAAACCTGGTGGTGACAAAATTGGTCGTCGCCGTATGGACACCCACTTACTTGCCTTAGAGGCACTTGGTGCCAAAATCGAAGTTTTTCCCGACGGATATATGATCACTGCTGACCGTTTGGTGGGAAAAGACATCTTACTTGATGAAGCTTCTGTAACTGCAACAGAAAATGCAGTGATGGCTGCTGTATATGCGGAAGGCCTAACAACGATTCGTAACGCAGCATCGGAACCACATGTTCAAGGACTTTGCCGTTTTTTAATTGCGGCTGGTGCCAAAATTGAAGGTGTCGGAACAAATCACCTAATGATTGCAGGTGTGACCAAACTTACCTCACCGATTGGTGGACTTAGACACAGAATTGGTTCTGACTATTTAGAAATTGGTTCCTTCATTAGCCTAGCAGCCGTTACTGGTGGAGAAATCCATATTACTGACGTAAATCCAGAAGACATACGAATGATTCGTATGGTATATTCGCGTTTGGGTATCGAGGTGAGACCAACGGAAAATGGAATCCTTGTCCCTTCGGATCAAAAGATGGAAATCATTCCGGATTACCATGGTGCCACTCCCAAAATTGACGACGCTCCTTGGCCTGGATTTCCAGCAGATATGACCTCAGTAGCGCTTGTGACAGCTACCCAGTGTAAAGGGACAGTCCTCATCCACGAAAAACTTTTTGAATCTAGACTCTTCTTCGTAGACAATATCATTGCTATGGGTGCACAAATCATCCTTTGTGATCCCCACAGAGCCATCGTGATTGGTGCCAACCGTTTGTACGGGCAAAGGGTCGCAAGCCCCGACATCCGAGCCGGTATGGCCATGATCATTGCTGCCCTTTGTGCCGAAGGCCAAAGTGAAATTCATAACATTGTTCAAATTGACAGAGGTTTTGAATCGATTGACACTCGTCTCCGTTCTTTGGGTGCTCAAATCGAAAGAGTCTCCGATTAG
- a CDS encoding DUF3095 domain-containing protein, producing MDDFYKNLKPSPDFKNLFEGSMPTKVPDDWFILITDIVGSTKAIEEGRYKDVNTAGGLTAIAVANVYGHMDFPFVFGGDGVTFLLPINLLFPIRSAIADTISQVQSAFGLEMRAGIVPVQELYRAGAELFLSKFRASDHYVQCSLFGDALPLAEKWIKEGKDESYLVRENEKIIPADFTGFTCRWKDIPSERGEIVSLIVKPIHKDFEVCKKTVTRVLNFIRSEYGEEGDYHPLRVKQIELDSGPYLRNEALARVGKASGLKFYLTLTQIWLERTVVALTMRFGIPLRSGHYSLDKLKDYQVLSADFRKYDGTLKMVIDGSHEHREALVSFLKQLESEGLLCYGIFVSNRSLMTCVLKVASSEEVHFVDGADGGFTMAAKALKEKLKVLQ from the coding sequence GTGGATGATTTTTATAAAAACCTAAAACCAAGTCCCGATTTTAAAAATCTCTTTGAAGGTAGTATGCCCACAAAAGTTCCCGATGATTGGTTCATTCTCATTACGGACATTGTTGGATCCACAAAGGCCATAGAAGAAGGTCGTTATAAAGATGTGAACACGGCTGGAGGACTTACCGCCATCGCAGTGGCCAATGTCTATGGACATATGGACTTTCCATTTGTATTTGGTGGTGATGGAGTTACTTTTTTACTACCTATCAATTTATTATTTCCGATTCGTTCTGCTATCGCGGATACCATTTCTCAAGTGCAGTCCGCTTTTGGATTGGAAATGAGGGCGGGGATCGTGCCGGTTCAGGAATTGTATCGAGCAGGTGCGGAATTATTTCTCAGTAAATTCCGAGCTTCTGATCACTATGTCCAGTGTTCGTTGTTTGGTGATGCATTACCTCTCGCAGAAAAGTGGATCAAAGAAGGAAAGGATGAGTCTTATTTAGTTCGCGAAAATGAAAAAATAATCCCTGCTGATTTTACGGGATTTACTTGTCGTTGGAAAGACATTCCAAGCGAACGAGGGGAGATTGTTTCTCTCATAGTCAAACCCATTCATAAAGATTTTGAAGTTTGTAAAAAAACAGTCACTCGTGTTCTGAATTTCATTCGTTCGGAATATGGGGAAGAAGGAGATTACCATCCTCTTCGAGTGAAACAAATAGAATTAGATTCGGGTCCATATTTACGAAATGAAGCTCTCGCTCGTGTGGGCAAAGCCAGTGGACTGAAGTTCTATTTAACTCTAACACAGATTTGGTTGGAAAGAACGGTTGTAGCACTCACCATGCGGTTCGGAATTCCTCTTCGTTCGGGGCATTATTCGTTGGACAAATTAAAGGACTATCAGGTTCTTTCTGCTGATTTTCGTAAGTATGATGGAACTTTAAAAATGGTCATTGATGGATCTCACGAACATAGGGAAGCCCTTGTTTCTTTTTTAAAACAATTGGAATCCGAAGGACTTCTCTGTTATGGGATATTTGTTTCGAACCGGTCGTTAATGACTTGTGTGCTGAAAGTAGCTTCCTCTGAGGAAGTTCACTTTGTGGATGGAGCTGATGGCGGTTTTACAATGGCCGCCAAAGCTCTGAAAGAAAAGTTAAAGGTGCTGCAGTGA
- a CDS encoding TenA family protein produces the protein MTSPFPIPSFAELCKVSAKKSFGASFSHPFVLALADGSLDPKIFRFYQIQDAKYLESFSDACAILSTRVTDPEDKLWLVDAARMALVVESQLHMGYGKTLGYDAKTIAETEPTPNNLAYQNHMITSVVKGGVVEGFAAIAPCPWLYIDLGQHLLKLKGSIPEDHPYASWLLMYSDPGFNEYMTNLLSRLQKYADLADEDSKKRAVAAFQQSCNYEWMFWEQAWTEQTWPSR, from the coding sequence ATGACTAGTCCTTTCCCCATCCCAAGTTTTGCCGAACTTTGTAAGGTATCTGCAAAAAAATCATTTGGTGCTTCGTTTTCTCATCCCTTTGTTTTGGCTCTTGCTGACGGATCCTTAGATCCAAAAATTTTTCGTTTTTACCAGATCCAAGATGCCAAGTATTTAGAATCTTTTTCGGATGCTTGCGCCATTCTTTCCACAAGGGTCACAGACCCAGAGGATAAACTTTGGCTTGTGGATGCCGCAAGGATGGCTCTTGTTGTGGAAAGCCAACTCCATATGGGGTATGGAAAAACACTTGGTTATGATGCCAAAACCATTGCCGAAACCGAACCGACTCCCAACAATTTAGCATACCAAAACCATATGATAACCTCCGTTGTTAAAGGTGGGGTAGTGGAAGGATTTGCGGCCATTGCCCCTTGTCCTTGGCTTTATATTGATCTGGGACAACACTTATTAAAACTCAAAGGATCCATTCCGGAAGACCATCCTTATGCTTCTTGGTTACTGATGTATTCCGATCCTGGGTTTAATGAATATATGACAAACCTTCTCTCTCGGTTACAAAAATATGCGGATCTTGCCGATGAAGATTCTAAAAAACGAGCCGTTGCCGCCTTCCAACAAAGTTGTAATTATGAATGGATGTTTTGGGAACAAGCCTGGACGGAACAAACTTGGCCTTCTCGTTAA
- a CDS encoding DUF1554 domain-containing protein — protein MNFYQYIRPSLLVLFLSLFSFQNCSGQVSAGDTFLFGFSERFDKLFGNEATVACSTDVTITTKSVSLVEDGNVSASFSTTEDSGITPAPTDTDFGYSSFETCIYPSSPFSGSVEIPVSLSSNYGSRITSTQSVPGPLALPSKLTFTGNGLAARQCFRFTRVDDALRNPVVDPMTVALGTMVQKDGSGNVTSGTYSGKDACDISVSLEDDEAPGVRVSNIRVMEEPGPSATTTNGTFKVRLRTQPTANVTIPINDVYDAVNVGNREGVANPKTLTFTNANYSVDQVVTVSSVDDLELDGLKSYTIELGKTTSTDSEYNGIKPRNVVVYNLDQSVPGFTVLKFSGGSTISSASSSIATITGFATDENNQFGDKYANFQIRLRSKPTNNVTLNFTSNCGTKCTIQTPSLVFTPTDWNAYQTFRAIGNTDSANSGNQDYTVSFTVSSSDSTYSTTVYKPNFSIRSCDNDGGRLIQPCNYSGSPFGTNSSRLSAQEGGSTQIWLITQTSPASPVTVGLTSDDLTEGTVPTNVTIDSSNFNAMETGATNRIALTHVDDALVDLTQNWLVTTATSTGGLVYNPSDIYAATTDDEKAFYVTHTGSPREGTANVATVHVCLGGNNPSQPVVLNISCKTYTSGEAAYGECGTITTSPITFPIGSEVEPANASDAGCANSANKQSFTVSGLDDSYADGNQSFDIRFAMVANTDTNYSVATNPADHSITNEDDEPTGKKIFTTAGTYKGEMGTDGVFGADLTCNNNKPAGVSGTYKALIISNSVGDTSIANHRVPGGVNWVLSSNYHYFRCTGSGYSVCSDEHTRLFITNGSASFSPTTMSRDFSTTAADEFWTGMTNTLTPATQASTPNSAACNDASLVYRHNCHGFNYETCTTNASTFFYGEIWVRNGAGSVTSAERRCDLQKKLICVEQ, from the coding sequence ATGAACTTTTACCAATACATTCGCCCCTCCCTCCTAGTCCTCTTTTTGTCCTTATTTTCATTTCAAAATTGTAGTGGGCAGGTTTCTGCGGGTGATACCTTCCTATTTGGATTCAGTGAACGATTCGACAAGTTGTTTGGCAATGAAGCCACAGTCGCTTGTTCAACGGATGTGACGATCACTACCAAATCTGTCTCGCTTGTGGAAGACGGAAATGTATCAGCATCATTTAGTACAACGGAAGATTCAGGAATTACTCCTGCACCAACTGACACCGACTTTGGATACAGTAGCTTCGAAACTTGTATCTATCCCAGTTCCCCATTTTCAGGGTCAGTGGAAATTCCAGTATCTCTATCATCTAACTATGGTTCACGGATTACTTCGACCCAATCAGTGCCTGGACCTTTGGCCCTACCGTCAAAACTCACTTTCACTGGAAACGGATTGGCAGCAAGACAGTGTTTTCGATTTACCAGAGTTGATGATGCTCTCAGAAACCCAGTTGTAGATCCGATGACCGTTGCTTTAGGAACAATGGTTCAGAAAGATGGAAGCGGCAACGTAACATCTGGAACATATTCGGGAAAAGATGCCTGTGATATTTCTGTTTCTTTAGAAGATGATGAAGCGCCTGGCGTCAGAGTATCCAATATTCGAGTGATGGAAGAACCCGGGCCTTCTGCTACAACCACTAACGGAACTTTCAAAGTGAGGCTCAGAACTCAGCCGACTGCAAATGTTACAATTCCAATTAACGATGTTTATGATGCAGTGAATGTCGGCAATAGAGAAGGAGTAGCCAATCCCAAAACACTCACTTTCACAAATGCAAACTATAGTGTTGATCAAGTTGTCACTGTATCTTCCGTTGATGATTTAGAACTTGATGGATTAAAATCGTATACAATAGAACTGGGAAAAACGACAAGCACTGATTCTGAATACAATGGAATCAAACCGAGAAACGTAGTGGTTTACAACCTAGATCAAAGTGTACCTGGATTTACTGTCCTTAAATTTAGCGGTGGTTCCACGATCTCTTCTGCAAGTTCGAGTATTGCAACGATTACTGGATTTGCAACTGATGAAAACAATCAGTTTGGAGATAAGTATGCGAACTTTCAAATTCGATTGCGTTCTAAACCAACAAACAATGTAACACTGAATTTTACATCCAATTGTGGAACTAAATGCACAATCCAAACTCCTTCGTTGGTATTCACACCGACCGATTGGAATGCCTACCAGACCTTTCGTGCAATCGGTAATACAGATTCAGCAAATTCGGGAAACCAGGACTACACTGTTTCCTTTACAGTCAGTTCTTCGGACTCAACTTATAGCACAACGGTCTACAAACCGAATTTTTCCATTCGTTCTTGTGACAATGATGGAGGACGACTCATCCAACCTTGTAACTATTCGGGCTCTCCTTTCGGAACAAATAGTAGCCGACTCAGTGCACAAGAAGGAGGCTCTACACAAATTTGGCTTATTACACAAACCTCTCCTGCATCCCCCGTTACAGTTGGCCTTACTTCTGACGACCTAACAGAAGGAACAGTTCCTACCAATGTAACCATCGATTCCAGTAATTTTAATGCTATGGAGACCGGTGCCACAAACAGAATTGCGTTAACCCATGTGGATGATGCTTTGGTTGACCTTACGCAAAACTGGTTGGTCACGACGGCAACTTCTACGGGTGGTTTAGTTTACAACCCTAGTGATATTTATGCAGCAACGACAGATGACGAAAAAGCTTTCTATGTAACCCACACTGGTTCCCCCAGAGAAGGTACAGCCAATGTTGCAACGGTTCATGTTTGTTTGGGAGGAAATAACCCGAGCCAACCAGTTGTATTAAATATTAGCTGTAAAACATATACGTCAGGAGAAGCAGCGTATGGAGAGTGCGGAACCATCACAACATCTCCGATCACATTTCCTATTGGCAGTGAAGTAGAGCCAGCGAATGCTTCAGATGCAGGTTGTGCCAACTCGGCAAACAAACAATCATTCACTGTAAGTGGTCTAGATGACTCCTATGCCGATGGGAACCAATCCTTTGACATTCGTTTTGCAATGGTTGCCAACACGGATACCAACTATTCAGTCGCAACAAATCCTGCTGACCATTCGATTACCAATGAAGACGATGAGCCAACAGGAAAGAAAATATTTACTACAGCGGGAACTTATAAGGGCGAAATGGGAACCGACGGTGTTTTTGGAGCTGACCTTACCTGCAATAACAACAAACCGGCTGGTGTTTCTGGAACTTATAAAGCTTTGATTATCAGTAATAGTGTTGGCGACACTTCCATTGCTAATCACCGGGTTCCTGGTGGAGTCAATTGGGTACTTTCATCTAACTATCATTATTTTCGTTGTACAGGTTCAGGATATAGTGTTTGTAGTGATGAACACACAAGGCTCTTTATTACTAACGGTTCAGCATCGTTTAGCCCAACGACAATGTCTCGTGATTTTTCGACGACTGCAGCCGATGAGTTTTGGACAGGAATGACCAATACCCTGACTCCCGCAACGCAAGCATCAACCCCAAACTCCGCGGCTTGTAACGATGCGTCCCTTGTTTACCGACACAATTGCCATGGGTTTAATTATGAAACTTGTACTACAAATGCTTCAACTTTTTTCTACGGAGAGATCTGGGTTCGTAACGGGGCAGGATCCGTTACGAGTGCGGAAAGAAGATGTGATTTGCAGAAAAAACTGATCTGCGTAGAACAATAA